A stretch of the Chelonoidis abingdonii isolate Lonesome George chromosome 11, CheloAbing_2.0, whole genome shotgun sequence genome encodes the following:
- the LOC142047497 gene encoding uncharacterized protein LOC142047497 codes for MGEPRAHRPVSPEPLGNGEVMAYHQLLKKDIVILCTKRELRMGKFTKAQLIVQLEEEDRSEEQIPDPDGATRGSGSSWSSSQAPLRVWSPTRQGSSRLGSPSGDRRRMGLEQSLREREDHEREQEAVEKLQEKQQQHGLVMVEWRDIGGCPGVSGETRLQGRGPGTEGTVVVQPQMLRDCGTWVKVPGVKPLALPMAWIPVQTQEGSDWLVIGVLQDIGWEGLLGGDCLPLGQNPGPAPVTAEGLNLNPGNQLAGMEMVSENANDLAGSGEGLLDSGYLPTCNQPPGTEGEGEMLPAPLHTGEGAHAGSDAETRAESSLPAPTGTARAALSTGGAETPAEWGDTQARQVSCQPGLPGPDVLLGNDYTAGRELPGTRLREAVTPGPASEREQVPLPAPAAESQTELQRDPSLEKLRELAGHSAANPLGEGCRDRVLREKGFLSREWAPQGEVELRGIRRQLVVPQESTGFFPLKLLDGRRVRGPLDRKGEDWEGKGKDPLVDLFPERVKGNWAKLLQKQMEFLQDLPAHTFGSALQCEVCQSKAGSCSGPLQPCAPSEGTCVAAVAEFNLEANSFSYVAKSCLEPESCEPGPFTLTYARNITVRVNIACCDTDGCNSRDISDSCPASSSVASPARGHKHNNPLA; via the exons atgggggagccaagagcacacaggcctgtgagtccagagccacttgggaacggtgaagtgatggcctatcaccagctccttaagaaggacattgtgatcctgtgcacaaagagagagttacgcatggggaagttcaccaaggcacagttaatcgtgcagttggaggaggaggaccgctctgaggagcagattcctgacccagatggggctacaagaggatctgggagcagctggagcagcagccaggcacccctgagagtctggtccccaaccagacaaggatcttcacgattgggttccccatcaggggatcggagacggatgggattggagcagagcctgagagagcgagaggaccatgagagagagcaagaggctgtggaaaagctgcaggagaagcagcagcagcacggactggtgatggtggagtggagagacatagggggctgcccaggggtcagtggggaaacacgcctgcaggggcgaggccctgggacagagggaactgtggtggtgcagccgcagatgctgagggactgtgggacctgggtgaaggtccctggggtgaagcccctcgccctgcctatggcctggatccctgtgcagacgcaggaggggtcggactggctggtcattggggttctccaggatatcggctgggagggcctgttggggggtgactgtctccccttgggacagaatcccggccctgctcctgtaactgccgagggtttgaatttaaatccagggaaccaattggctgggatggaaatggtcagtgaaaatgcaaatgaccttgctggcagtggggagggcctgctggactcaggatacctgcctacctgtaaccagccccctgggactgagggggagggagagatgctccccgcccccctgcacaccggagagggggctcacgctggctctgatgctgagaccagagcagagagctcgctgcctgcccccactgggacagccagggcagcgctgagcacggggggagctgagaccccagctgagtggggggacacccaggcaaggcaggtcagctgccaaccaggtttgcctggtccagacgtgctgctgggaaatgattacacagcagggagggagctaccagggacaaggctcagggaggctgtgaccccaggcccagccagtgagagggagcaggtcccactccctgccccagcagctgaatcccagaccgagctgcagagagatccctccttggagaagctgagggaacttgctggccacagcgctgcaaacccccttggggaaggctgcagggacagagtcctgcgggagaagggattcctgtcccgggaatgggctccccaaggggaagtagaactgaggggaatcaggaggcagctggtggtgccccaggaatccacagggttcttccctctcaagctgctggatgggaggagagtgaggggacccctggaccggaaaggggaggattgggaggggaagggaaaagaccccctggtggatctcttccctgag CGAGTCAAAGGGAACTGGGCCAAACTCCTGCAGAAGCAGATGGAATTTCTCCAAGATCTACCTGCCCACACGTTCG GGAGCGCCCTGCAGTGCGAGGTGTGTCAGTCCAAAGCGGGATCGTGCTCcggccccctgcagccctgcgcCCCCTCGGAAGGGACCTGCGTCGCTGCTGTGGCAGAGTTCAACCTGG aGGCAAACTCCTTCTCCTACGTGGCTAAGTCGTGCCTGGAGCCCGAGAGCTGTGAGCCCGGCCCCTTCACGCTGACCTACGCTCGCAATATCACCGTGCGGGTGAACATCGCCTGCTGTGACACTGACGGCTGCaactccagggacatctcag actcctgccccgCCAGCAGCTCCGTGGCCAGCCCAGCCCGGGGGCACAAACACAACAACCCTCTTGCGTAA